A portion of the Candidatus Tumulicola sp. genome contains these proteins:
- a CDS encoding choice-of-anchor tandem repeat GloVer-containing protein: MYRRLTAIALTVVAAGCAAPGQSSETPYGAATLQMLARPQAAAHGYKVLFSFSQNEHALFGEDPQASLIAVNGILYGTTKYGGANQDGTVFGIRTSGKQTVLHSFHSSDGGAPKAPLLEINGTLYGATSNGGSFGGGTVFSLGANGSNFRILYNFGHGKDGLQPSSALIVKNGKLYGTTLIGGKYNDGTVFSVDLTSGKGRSIYSFAGYSDGMYPTGGLRAVGGSFYGTTSQGGASGLGTIFQLTTGGHKAILYNFGGTDGSHPNASLTLLRGTLYGTTEQGGAFGGGTVFSIAPNGSNERVVHSFGIAPDGLAPESEVLAIKGRLYGTTSHGGSMNFGTIFEMSTSGKESILHNFMQGDRSDGESPFGGLIDLNGALYGTTQEGGSADPTCTDSGYDCDYGTVYAVPSQ, translated from the coding sequence TTGTATAGACGCCTAACGGCCATAGCGCTTACCGTTGTCGCCGCCGGCTGCGCCGCGCCGGGCCAGTCCTCGGAAACGCCGTACGGCGCAGCTACGCTACAGATGCTGGCTAGGCCGCAAGCTGCAGCTCACGGTTATAAAGTATTGTTCAGCTTCAGTCAGAACGAGCACGCCCTGTTCGGCGAGGATCCACAAGCCAGCTTGATCGCCGTAAACGGCATTTTGTACGGAACTACAAAGTACGGCGGCGCCAACCAAGATGGCACGGTGTTCGGCATCCGGACCAGCGGCAAACAAACTGTGCTCCATAGCTTTCATTCGTCCGACGGGGGCGCCCCCAAGGCACCATTGTTGGAAATTAATGGCACGCTATACGGTGCAACCTCGAATGGCGGTTCCTTCGGTGGCGGAACGGTTTTCAGTCTGGGTGCGAACGGAAGCAACTTTCGAATCCTTTACAACTTCGGACACGGAAAGGACGGATTGCAGCCGTCGAGCGCATTAATTGTCAAAAATGGAAAACTGTACGGAACCACCCTTATTGGCGGAAAGTATAACGACGGTACGGTTTTCAGCGTCGATTTGACGTCCGGAAAAGGACGCTCCATCTACTCGTTCGCGGGATACTCCGATGGGATGTATCCAACGGGAGGTCTGAGGGCCGTAGGCGGCTCGTTCTATGGAACGACGTCCCAAGGTGGCGCGTCCGGTTTGGGTACCATTTTTCAACTAACGACCGGGGGCCATAAGGCGATTCTGTACAATTTTGGCGGAACCGACGGGAGCCATCCCAATGCGTCGCTTACGTTACTGCGTGGAACGTTGTACGGCACAACCGAGCAAGGCGGAGCCTTTGGCGGCGGAACCGTCTTTTCTATTGCTCCGAATGGTTCGAACGAGCGCGTAGTGCACAGCTTCGGAATTGCTCCAGACGGTTTGGCCCCAGAGTCTGAAGTGCTCGCGATAAAAGGACGCTTGTACGGCACGACTTCCCACGGAGGCTCAATGAATTTCGGGACGATTTTTGAAATGTCGACATCCGGAAAAGAGTCCATCTTACACAACTTCATGCAAGGAGATCGATCTGACGGAGAATCTCCATTTGGCGGACTTATAGACTTGAACGGAGCTCTTTACGGCACAACGCAAGAGGGCGGCTCTGCAGACCCAACATGTACTGATTCCGGCTACGATTGCGACTACGGCACGGTCTACGCTGTACCATCACAGTGA
- a CDS encoding carboxypeptidase-like regulatory domain-containing protein, which translates to MNILTCLLLAVAALSPNPEITGTVVGDNGKPVSGVTVSVEPVIGGPDVGKTVTAKDGSFNFSGIPGGYYGVLAKTSSACAMSSAIEAADGFTTVVHLRLTKGLCDSAIAPLDHG; encoded by the coding sequence ATGAATATTCTCACGTGCCTATTGCTAGCAGTCGCAGCTTTGTCGCCGAATCCGGAAATAACCGGCACCGTCGTGGGCGACAACGGTAAGCCGGTATCCGGAGTAACCGTTTCGGTCGAGCCAGTTATCGGCGGTCCAGACGTCGGCAAGACTGTGACCGCAAAGGATGGCTCGTTCAATTTTTCGGGTATCCCCGGCGGCTATTATGGCGTTCTCGCGAAGACCAGTTCGGCTTGTGCAATGTCCAGTGCGATCGAGGCTGCCGACGGCTTTACCACCGTCGTGCACCTTCGACTAACGAAAGGCTTGTGTGATAGCGCAATCGCCCCGTTAGACCATGGATGA
- a CDS encoding aldo/keto reductase, translating into MNAFEIFPKKTFGLGGVPFGNEFAYVTDEIAYSTIEAAWEAGVRYYDTSPWYGLGLAERRLGTFLHKQKRRDYVLSSKVGKLLTASRDNDAKKYYPFTPSPNNLRYDYTGDGVKRSIEDSLQRLGVDALDVVFVHDLSPDNPWLPGPWEEHFEIARKGAFPALSRMRDEGVIKGWGLGVNSPEPILKLMEVADANVCLLARQYSMIDHENALHQVFPKARERGMGFVVGSSLNAGFISGSARFNYGEENYKIPAAAIQKRDRLRTVADRYGVDLRTASLQFSLAPDVAAALIVGCANAGQALANYTSVQTKVPAEFWSDLRSEGLIESDAAVPPEK; encoded by the coding sequence ATGAACGCCTTTGAAATCTTCCCTAAGAAAACCTTTGGACTCGGCGGCGTGCCTTTCGGCAATGAGTTCGCATACGTCACCGATGAGATCGCGTATTCCACGATCGAAGCCGCGTGGGAGGCCGGGGTGCGGTACTACGATACTTCCCCGTGGTACGGGCTCGGGCTCGCGGAGCGGCGTCTGGGTACCTTCTTACACAAGCAAAAGCGCCGCGACTACGTGTTATCGTCGAAGGTTGGGAAATTGCTTACGGCGTCGCGTGATAACGACGCGAAGAAATACTATCCGTTTACCCCTTCGCCGAACAATCTTCGTTACGACTATACCGGCGACGGCGTTAAGCGCTCGATCGAAGACAGCCTGCAGCGGTTAGGAGTCGATGCACTGGACGTCGTTTTCGTCCACGATCTGTCGCCGGACAATCCGTGGTTGCCGGGGCCGTGGGAGGAGCACTTCGAGATCGCTCGCAAGGGCGCATTTCCGGCTCTGAGCCGGATGCGAGATGAGGGCGTGATCAAGGGCTGGGGTCTGGGCGTCAACTCGCCCGAGCCGATTCTGAAGCTCATGGAGGTGGCCGACGCCAACGTCTGCCTCCTGGCGCGACAATATTCGATGATCGATCATGAGAACGCGCTGCATCAGGTCTTTCCAAAAGCCCGTGAGCGAGGGATGGGCTTCGTGGTCGGTTCGTCGCTCAATGCGGGCTTTATTAGCGGCAGCGCGCGCTTTAACTATGGAGAGGAGAACTACAAGATTCCGGCTGCGGCGATCCAGAAGCGCGATCGTCTGCGCACTGTCGCGGACCGTTACGGTGTCGACCTTCGAACGGCGTCGCTGCAGTTTTCGCTTGCACCGGATGTCGCGGCTGCGCTCATCGTCGGATGCGCGAATGCGGGGCAGGCTTTGGCGAACTACACGTCAGTCCAGACAAAAGTTCCGGCGGAGTTCTGGTCGGACCTTCGATCGGAGGGATTGATCGAAAGCGACGCCGCGGTTCCGCCAGAGAAGTGA
- a CDS encoding DUF2079 domain-containing protein: MNKLCALRVGSNTGEYLQTAVNFIRYGSTYNYVDWNSTLAMHDQWMTLAIVPFVLIWPHPESVIVLQVLALAATAPLLFVLVRRWGGNAETAAIVAIVYLLQPSVQGFANAEFVPLDFVPLLSVGLAIAVTARSLVWSLLLVQLLCGTKEDVGLFVCWFGLVYAAFGHLRFGLSVAALSGANLAAYYALAHGFIGGTVHPTYSAVDVNWPQQLAFLSEISAPFAFAALALGWRVLLAFPLLAELFFAHWNFPLYQAGSYYTVMIVTAVVLASAYVLARNAGWARLSIATALIMAMFFNTTVLHFGRHWYSCDPLYSRALAWSFTQQGIYFPCEDQGAWTVAAADTQARLIGCGHHRMLRHARAAWGNEALFSDSPWTQSPGTLLGPPQQWSLNKACKWFAHAGSRCRCRAPHV, encoded by the coding sequence TTGAATAAGTTATGCGCCTTGCGGGTTGGTTCGAACACAGGCGAATATCTGCAAACCGCCGTCAATTTCATTCGCTACGGATCTACCTATAACTACGTAGATTGGAACTCTACGTTGGCGATGCATGACCAATGGATGACGCTGGCGATCGTTCCTTTCGTCTTGATCTGGCCTCACCCGGAATCCGTCATCGTGCTCCAGGTCCTAGCCTTGGCCGCGACCGCCCCGTTGCTGTTCGTCCTCGTTCGGAGGTGGGGCGGAAATGCCGAGACTGCAGCCATCGTTGCGATAGTCTATCTGCTACAGCCGTCCGTTCAAGGCTTCGCTAATGCAGAATTCGTTCCGCTTGACTTCGTTCCGTTGCTGAGCGTTGGGCTTGCGATTGCCGTGACCGCTCGATCGCTCGTTTGGAGCTTGCTCCTCGTGCAACTGCTGTGTGGAACCAAAGAAGACGTGGGATTGTTCGTGTGCTGGTTTGGACTCGTTTATGCGGCCTTCGGCCATTTGCGATTCGGACTAAGCGTCGCGGCTTTGTCAGGCGCAAATTTGGCTGCGTACTACGCCCTCGCGCATGGCTTTATTGGCGGGACGGTGCACCCGACGTATTCGGCTGTAGACGTAAACTGGCCGCAACAGTTAGCGTTTCTAAGCGAGATTTCGGCACCCTTTGCGTTCGCCGCTCTAGCCTTGGGATGGCGCGTTTTGCTTGCTTTTCCGTTACTAGCGGAACTCTTTTTTGCGCATTGGAATTTTCCGTTGTACCAGGCCGGAAGTTACTACACTGTCATGATTGTGACCGCGGTGGTGCTAGCGTCGGCGTATGTCCTAGCGAGGAATGCGGGATGGGCACGACTGTCGATAGCTACCGCCCTTATTATGGCTATGTTTTTTAACACGACCGTGCTGCACTTCGGCAGGCATTGGTATTCGTGCGATCCGTTGTACAGTCGCGCCCTCGCCTGGAGCTTTACGCAACAGGGAATATATTTTCCCTGTGAGGATCAAGGCGCTTGGACCGTAGCAGCCGCTGATACGCAGGCACGACTCATAGGGTGCGGACATCATCGTATGCTCCGGCACGCAAGAGCGGCTTGGGGGAACGAAGCGTTGTTCAGCGATTCACCGTGGACACAAAGCCCCGGCACGCTCCTCGGCCCTCCGCAGCAATGGAGCCTTAACAAAGCCTGCAAATGGTTCGCTCACGCCGGCTCACGATGCCGCTGTCGGGCACCCCACGTGTAA
- a CDS encoding NHL repeat-containing protein: MNYRPFGVRLTATLILAGCFTLAGCGGPGPSSPVPASADHVAHSGAGRSGSAQTLYVASESGVAAFNTASYALERTYGASQGVNYPQALAEDTAGNLYVANPIDNDVVEFAAGTTTTLQTLSKGMHGPYALVFDPSGNLYVLNGGATAQGPNVAVYSPDGSLLRTITHGLSNPVSLAFDSSGNLYVANQGTDNVTVYNGGLNKVSRTLASGFPNSILVDKSDDVYVVGCGIKCVEGRITEYAPHSKTIVRTITKELRDPRQIALDSNGNLFVAQANAGDVKTPCRVTVYAKGQTQPYEKITDGVHGATWVAIDASDNLYVMNSINHCYGNKTGNIPVYPAGTTMFVHRFAKPILHPVQLLIGS, encoded by the coding sequence GTGAACTATCGGCCGTTCGGTGTTAGACTTACTGCAACGCTTATTCTGGCGGGCTGCTTTACGCTCGCCGGGTGCGGCGGCCCTGGCCCGTCCTCGCCGGTACCTGCGTCCGCGGACCACGTCGCGCACTCCGGCGCAGGCCGGTCTGGCAGCGCGCAGACGCTGTACGTCGCCAGCGAGTCGGGAGTCGCAGCATTCAACACCGCTTCCTATGCGCTCGAAAGAACGTATGGCGCATCGCAAGGCGTGAACTACCCCCAAGCGCTCGCTGAAGATACAGCGGGAAATCTTTACGTCGCGAATCCGATCGATAACGATGTCGTCGAATTCGCTGCCGGGACGACGACGACGCTCCAGACGCTGAGCAAGGGAATGCATGGGCCTTACGCTTTAGTGTTCGATCCCTCCGGGAATCTCTACGTCCTCAACGGTGGGGCCACGGCGCAAGGTCCGAACGTCGCCGTCTATTCGCCAGACGGAAGCCTATTGCGAACGATTACCCACGGTCTCTCAAATCCAGTATCGCTCGCTTTCGATTCGTCCGGTAATCTGTATGTGGCAAATCAGGGAACGGATAACGTGACGGTATACAACGGAGGCTTAAACAAGGTGTCGCGGACGCTCGCCAGCGGCTTCCCAAACTCTATCTTGGTCGACAAGTCGGATGACGTCTATGTCGTCGGTTGCGGGATCAAATGCGTCGAGGGCAGGATCACCGAGTACGCACCTCACTCCAAGACGATCGTTCGCACGATCACCAAAGAGCTGCGCGACCCGAGGCAAATTGCGCTCGATTCGAACGGAAATCTGTTCGTCGCGCAGGCAAACGCCGGTGACGTGAAAACCCCTTGCCGTGTAACGGTGTACGCGAAGGGCCAAACGCAGCCGTATGAAAAGATTACTGACGGCGTCCACGGCGCGACGTGGGTTGCCATCGATGCATCCGATAATTTGTACGTAATGAATTCCATAAACCACTGCTATGGTAATAAGACTGGTAACATTCCCGTTTATCCGGCCGGCACAACGATGTTCGTACACCGATTTGCGAAACCAATTCTGCACCCGGTGCAACTGCTGATAGGAAGCTGA
- a CDS encoding glycine-rich protein, protein MKNSICGVDALILCLAATALSSCSAYQPPTATPAARAQIAAQISSQTFKYTGAEQVFRVPRGVTEITVLARGGGTPSGDYGSSGPYFTGSNGGLVQATIPVKPGERLAIFVGGKGQLGLSGAGGLGGFNGGGIGGVGIDYSAFFTDGGCGGAGASDVRVGGDRLKDRVIVAGGGGGPGIGGGFYGGGAGGLGGGNIGGPGGSGFPGNPSGFGGLGGTQSAGGAGGPGGQRSGFPQGIPGDPGKLGRGGLGGGRKQLHAGGGGGGGGGYYGGGGGGSGTPSTSGVGGGGGGGGGSSYVEPGATHVKNIQAGASSGNGKVVLSW, encoded by the coding sequence ATGAAGAACTCGATTTGTGGGGTCGATGCGTTAATTCTATGTTTGGCCGCAACCGCGCTTTCAAGCTGCAGCGCCTACCAGCCGCCGACGGCGACACCGGCCGCGCGCGCGCAAATCGCGGCGCAAATCAGCAGCCAAACGTTTAAATACACGGGCGCCGAACAAGTCTTTAGGGTCCCGCGCGGCGTTACGGAGATAACCGTTTTGGCGCGCGGTGGAGGCACGCCGAGCGGCGATTACGGTTCGAGCGGCCCGTACTTTACCGGAAGTAACGGAGGCCTGGTGCAAGCCACTATCCCCGTTAAGCCGGGAGAACGTCTCGCGATCTTCGTCGGCGGAAAGGGCCAGCTCGGTCTTTCAGGTGCCGGCGGCCTTGGCGGTTTCAATGGTGGTGGGATTGGTGGCGTAGGAATCGATTACAGCGCTTTTTTTACTGACGGAGGTTGCGGCGGCGCGGGCGCCTCGGATGTTCGCGTCGGCGGCGATCGCCTAAAGGATCGCGTGATCGTTGCTGGCGGGGGTGGTGGACCCGGCATCGGCGGCGGTTTCTACGGTGGCGGCGCAGGCGGATTGGGTGGCGGAAATATCGGGGGACCTGGCGGAAGCGGTTTTCCCGGAAATCCCAGCGGATTCGGCGGTTTGGGCGGTACGCAGAGCGCCGGCGGGGCCGGGGGACCAGGTGGGCAGCGATCGGGCTTCCCCCAAGGCATTCCGGGTGATCCCGGCAAGCTCGGCCGCGGCGGCCTCGGAGGCGGCAGAAAGCAACTCCACGCGGGCGGAGGCGGTGGTGGTGGCGGCGGTTACTACGGCGGTGGTGGCGGCGGTTCGGGCACGCCGAGTACGAGCGGCGTCGGCGGCGGTGGTGGCGGCGGCGGCGGCTCTTCATACGTCGAGCCCGGCGCGACCCACGTAAAAAACATTCAAGCCGGCGCTTCGTCCGGCAACGGAAAGGTCGTACTATCTTGGTAG
- a CDS encoding hemerythrin domain-containing protein, protein MDITQLILDDHHEQRRLFAIIEQIGRDDTAALGALWTRLSAFLEVHALAEEKFFYPELLHVGRGAGGKHDAADETEDAIKDHNEIRDAVAEVSKHDVASDGWFRAIAAANKANSDHMGEEERQGLTDFRLRASLELRQQLAVEFVHFEANHVNGVVAVDRDPKDYIAQNS, encoded by the coding sequence ATGGACATCACGCAGCTTATCCTCGACGACCATCACGAACAGCGGCGGCTTTTTGCAATTATCGAGCAGATCGGTCGCGATGATACGGCGGCGCTCGGTGCGCTATGGACGCGCCTCTCGGCCTTTCTCGAAGTTCATGCACTTGCTGAGGAGAAGTTCTTCTATCCGGAGCTGTTGCATGTCGGCCGGGGCGCGGGCGGCAAACACGACGCGGCCGACGAAACCGAAGACGCGATCAAGGACCACAACGAGATCCGAGACGCAGTAGCAGAAGTTTCGAAGCACGACGTCGCCAGCGACGGCTGGTTCCGAGCGATAGCCGCAGCGAATAAGGCGAACAGCGATCACATGGGCGAGGAAGAGCGGCAGGGTTTGACCGACTTCCGATTGCGCGCGAGCCTCGAACTTCGCCAACAACTAGCGGTTGAGTTCGTCCACTTTGAAGCGAACCACGTGAATGGTGTCGTCGCAGTCGATCGGGATCCAAAAGACTATATCGCCCAGAACTCCTAG